CCGCGCGCGCCATCCCAACGTTGCGCACGTCGAGCGTCAGCGCGTGCGCATCGAAACAGCGCGCGATCGATGCCGAACGGTCCGTGCAGCTATCGAGCGCCACAACGATTCTCACGAATTCGCCGCGCAGTTCCGGATGCGAAGCCGCGATGCGTGCCGCCTGCAGGCAATCGGCGAGCAGTTCTTCTTCGTCGTGCGCGGGGATCACGATGCCGATCATGCGAGCCCCTCACATTGCGCAACCGATTGCCCATCCTTCGACCACACGTCGAGCAGCAGATCGTGCTCCGCATGCTGGACGATGCGGTTCAGCGCGGGCAGCGCGTCGAAGGTCGCGTGCACATCGTCGGCCGTTTGCAGCTTGCCTTCGAACGGATGCCGCCAGTGACACGCGACGAGCGTGCCGTCTTGGGTTAACGACGCGCATGCGCGCTGCGCAAGCTCCGCCGTCGCTTCGCGCGACAGGTAATAGCACAACTCGCCGATCACGATCAGATCGAAGCTCGCGTCGGGCCATTGCTCGGGAATCGCGCGTTGCTCGAAGGTGACGTTATGCCTGTCGGCGAGACGTTCGCGCGCCAGATGCACGGCGTGCTCGCTGATATCGCACACGTGCAGACGATCGCAACGCTGTGCGAGCAGCGCCGACAATTCGCCGTTCGAGCACGCCGGTTCGAAGCCGGCGCGATAGCACTCGCGCGGCAGCGCCGCCACCGTCAGCTGACGCTTGCGGCGTTCGTACCAGCTTTCGCGATAGTCCCAGGGGTCGTCGTCCTGGCGATACAGATCGTCGAAATAGGCGGCGGGGAATGGCATGTTCGACATGTGCGCGGAACCTCAAGGCTGGCCCAGATTCCAGGGGTGATCCGCGCCGTCGCTGTCTTCGAGCAAAGTCTGTCCGAGCGCACATTCGTCGCGTTCCGCATGGCTTTGACGCAGGAACACGGGTAGATCGGCGATCGCGTGAGCGAACCACGCATCGGTGCAGAACGGCACCGCGCCGAGCGCGCGCGACACATGCTCCATCACCTGCCCGGCCGCCTGTTCGACGGCGACGCGCACGCGCAGCGCGCATTGCTGCGCATCGTCGCGTGGATGCGCGTCGATCCATGCCGCCGATTCGCGCAGTAGCGCAGCGACAGCGGACAGTTCGGCATCGGCGGCACCGAGATGCGCGCACGCATGCGGGTTCGCGTGACGCTTCACGCTGTCGCGCAGAATCGACGCGAGTGCGGCGGCGCAGCCGTACCAGCACGCGGCGATACCCGCGCCGCCATGCCAGAAGCCCGGACGCGACAGATACGCGCCCACGTCGCCGATCTGCACGGCGCGCGCGCCGTCGAAGCGCACGCTGCTCGTGCCCGTCGCGCGCATGCCGACGGCCTGCCAGCCAGCGGAATCGATCGAGATGGAAGGCTGCGACAGTTCGACGGCAGCCAACACTGGCTCGTCGTCGCGCCACGCCGTCACCAACGCATGCGAGACGTGCGGCGCGCCCGAACACCACGGCTTCTCGCCTTCGAGCGTCAACGCGTCGCCACCTCCCGATGCGCGCGCGATCAGCTTCGCGTTCGGCGGCTCGGCAGCCCAGACGGCCCAGTTGCCGTCGTCGGCGAGTTCGGCGCGATCCAGTTCCGCGAGAATCGCGAGCGCATCGGTGTGCGCTTCGTAGAGCTTCACCAGCGACAGATCGCACGCCGCGACAGCCGCGAGGCCGCGCCACCGCGTCGCCGTTTCGCCGCGGCCCGGCAGCGGCAGCCAGTCCATGCCGCGCGCACGCAGCGCATCGAGCGTGGCCGCGCGGCTCGCCGACTGCTCGTCGCCATAACGCACGCTCGCCAGATATTGCTCGAGTGCCGGAACGAGCGCATAGCGTCGCGGCTCGATGTCGGCGTCCGGCTCCTCGTCGTTCAGACGCAGTCCGC
This genomic interval from Paraburkholderia sabiae contains the following:
- a CDS encoding class I SAM-dependent methyltransferase; the protein is MSNMPFPAAYFDDLYRQDDDPWDYRESWYERRKRQLTVAALPRECYRAGFEPACSNGELSALLAQRCDRLHVCDISEHAVHLARERLADRHNVTFEQRAIPEQWPDASFDLIVIGELCYYLSREATAELAQRACASLTQDGTLVACHWRHPFEGKLQTADDVHATFDALPALNRIVQHAEHDLLLDVWSKDGQSVAQCEGLA
- a CDS encoding acyl-CoA dehydrogenase family protein; protein product: MNDIGHDPLRRAAPAAWYINSGLRLNDEEPDADIEPRRYALVPALEQYLASVRYGDEQSASRAATLDALRARGMDWLPLPGRGETATRWRGLAAVAACDLSLVKLYEAHTDALAILAELDRAELADDGNWAVWAAEPPNAKLIARASGGGDALTLEGEKPWCSGAPHVSHALVTAWRDDEPVLAAVELSQPSISIDSAGWQAVGMRATGTSSVRFDGARAVQIGDVGAYLSRPGFWHGGAGIAACWYGCAAALASILRDSVKRHANPHACAHLGAADAELSAVAALLRESAAWIDAHPRDDAQQCALRVRVAVEQAAGQVMEHVSRALGAVPFCTDAWFAHAIADLPVFLRQSHAERDECALGQTLLEDSDGADHPWNLGQP